A part of Larkinella insperata genomic DNA contains:
- a CDS encoding creatininase family protein, translating into MRPYILAEANWKHIHDHPIDLVILPWGATEAHNYHMPYATDVIEADAIAAESARLAWEQGAKVMVLPTVPFGVNTGQADILLDINLYPSTQKAILNDIIEVLNRQGIRKLLILNSHGGNDFRTMLRELGVAYPNMFLSTCSWFNTLDKTKYFDEYQGDHADEMETSLLLHLRPDLVLPLEEAGDGAAKTWKVQGLREGWAWAERKWSKVTEDTGIGNPKAATAEKGKRYFDDVTQKLSGLLVELANLDVDDLYE; encoded by the coding sequence ATGCGCCCTTACATCCTTGCCGAAGCCAACTGGAAACACATTCACGATCACCCCATCGACCTGGTTATCCTGCCCTGGGGAGCCACCGAAGCCCACAATTATCACATGCCCTACGCCACGGACGTTATCGAAGCCGATGCCATTGCGGCCGAGTCGGCGCGGCTGGCCTGGGAGCAGGGGGCGAAGGTGATGGTGCTGCCTACGGTTCCGTTTGGGGTCAATACCGGCCAGGCGGATATACTGCTGGATATCAACCTGTACCCAAGTACCCAGAAAGCCATTCTGAACGACATCATTGAAGTACTCAACCGGCAGGGAATCCGCAAGCTGCTGATTCTGAACAGCCACGGCGGCAATGATTTTAGAACCATGCTGCGTGAACTGGGCGTTGCATACCCCAACATGTTTCTGAGCACCTGCTCCTGGTTTAACACGCTGGACAAAACAAAGTACTTCGACGAATACCAGGGCGACCACGCCGACGAGATGGAAACGAGCCTGCTGCTGCATCTGCGCCCTGATCTGGTGCTGCCGCTGGAGGAAGCGGGCGATGGGGCCGCCAAAACCTGGAAGGTTCAGGGGCTGCGGGAAGGCTGGGCCTGGGCCGAACGCAAATGGTCGAAGGTGACGGAAGATACGGGAATTGGCAACCCCAAAGCCGCAACCGCCGAGAAAGGCAAGCGGTATTTCGACGATGTGACGCAGAAACTGAGCGGTTTGCTGGTCGAACTGGCGAATCTGGACGTAGACGACTTATACGAGTAG
- a CDS encoding PQQ-dependent sugar dehydrogenase, with protein sequence MKKPSFPMTKKFLLAEVTLAVLYSVFTSLAGPLPSGDSPAKRAVLPAPDPDNGGLKLTTGFGALTVADGLGTARHIAVDENGTVFVKLNKLKDGKGIVELQDTNGDGKADKTVTFGNYAGTGMAIYNGYLYASSDTSVYRYKMTNGVVDPATPPEPIVVGLTLQRQHASKPLAFSPSGKLYVTFGAPSNACQERDRVKGSKGMDPCPILEQYGGIWEFDANKPNQKQSDGTRYATGIRNAVAIDWNTASNTLYALQHGRDNLNNWGGKFTDEVSAELPSEEFLMVKKGSDFGWPYCYNDHEQNKKVLAPEYGGDGSKIDRCEGKDKPIMAFPGHWAPNDVLFYTGNQFPAKYKNGAFICFHGSWNRAPMKQGGYFVAFVPFGKDGKPSGQYEVFAENFAGVAEQGKPGTNANAGKLDLTSPGQAQHRPMGLAQGPDGSLYITDSVKGKVWRVMYTAKK encoded by the coding sequence ATGAAAAAACCGTCCTTTCCCATGACCAAGAAGTTCCTGCTGGCTGAAGTTACCCTGGCGGTTCTGTATTCGGTTTTTACGAGTCTAGCCGGTCCACTCCCCTCCGGTGACTCGCCCGCCAAACGAGCCGTTTTGCCCGCCCCTGATCCCGACAACGGTGGTTTGAAACTCACAACCGGCTTTGGAGCCCTGACAGTAGCCGACGGTCTGGGCACCGCCCGGCACATTGCCGTTGACGAGAACGGGACGGTTTTTGTTAAACTTAACAAACTAAAGGACGGCAAAGGCATCGTTGAATTACAGGACACCAACGGCGACGGTAAGGCCGACAAAACCGTTACGTTTGGCAATTACGCCGGAACCGGTATGGCAATTTACAACGGCTATCTGTATGCGTCGTCCGACACCTCGGTATACCGCTACAAAATGACCAACGGCGTAGTCGATCCGGCCACCCCGCCGGAGCCCATCGTGGTGGGCCTGACGCTGCAACGGCAGCACGCATCCAAACCGCTGGCGTTCTCGCCCAGCGGCAAACTGTACGTTACGTTCGGCGCGCCCTCGAATGCCTGCCAGGAAAGAGACCGGGTGAAAGGCTCAAAAGGCATGGACCCCTGCCCCATCCTGGAGCAATACGGCGGCATCTGGGAATTTGACGCCAACAAGCCGAACCAGAAACAAAGCGACGGAACACGCTACGCAACCGGCATCCGCAACGCCGTAGCCATCGACTGGAACACCGCCAGCAACACGCTCTACGCCCTGCAACACGGCCGCGACAACCTCAACAACTGGGGCGGTAAATTCACCGACGAGGTCAGTGCCGAATTGCCGTCGGAGGAATTTCTGATGGTGAAAAAGGGGTCGGATTTCGGCTGGCCCTACTGCTACAACGACCACGAACAGAACAAGAAAGTGCTGGCCCCCGAATACGGCGGTGACGGCTCTAAAATTGACCGCTGCGAGGGCAAAGACAAGCCGATTATGGCTTTTCCGGGTCACTGGGCACCGAACGACGTGCTGTTTTACACCGGAAATCAGTTTCCGGCCAAATACAAAAACGGCGCGTTTATCTGCTTCCACGGCTCCTGGAACCGCGCTCCGATGAAGCAGGGCGGTTACTTTGTGGCCTTTGTGCCGTTCGGCAAAGACGGAAAGCCGTCGGGCCAGTATGAAGTGTTTGCCGAAAACTTTGCGGGGGTGGCGGAACAGGGCAAACCCGGTACGAACGCCAACGCCGGAAAGCTCGACCTGACCAGCCCCGGCCAGGCCCAACACCGCCCGATGGGGCTGGCTCAGGGTCCAGACGGTTCGCTGTACATTACCGACTCGGTGAAAGGGAAAGTCTGGCGGGTTATGTACACGGCGAAAAAATAA
- a CDS encoding M28 family metallopeptidase, whose amino-acid sequence MKNVFLPLALGLISFAAQSQTTVVRDPVIAQLVGEVSADSLRSHVTNLVSFGTRHTLSNPNDPKRGLAAAQKWVLRKFQQYARQSGGRLTAQIDSWTLQPDGKRVDQVTQMGNVMATLKGTDPADDRIFLVSGHIDSRVTDVMNRTADAPGANDDGSGTAAVIELCRVMSKVPFPATIIFVAVSGEEQGLLGANHLAQRAKDEKWNLEALLNNDIIGSNNSSDTKITDNTRVRVFSEGLPGYQTDSVAATIRQYGLENDGKARQLARYTKEVGERYVDQLEVVMVYRNDRYLRGGDHTPFVTRGFPAVRITEMNENFAHQHQDLRTQDGVEYGDYVKFMDFDYLRKNTAMNLSVLANLAKAPAMPQNVTVEARSLTNATTLFWQAPKAGSLGGRKIKGYYVLMRETHWPFWQKKFFTDKLGLTLPYSKDNYFFAVQAVSEEGNESLPVLPRPGLR is encoded by the coding sequence ATGAAAAACGTTTTTCTTCCGCTTGCATTGGGTTTGATTTCCTTTGCCGCCCAATCGCAGACGACCGTTGTCCGCGACCCGGTTATTGCGCAGTTGGTTGGAGAGGTGTCGGCAGACAGCCTGCGGTCGCACGTCACCAACCTGGTCAGCTTCGGAACGCGGCACACCCTGAGCAACCCCAATGATCCGAAACGGGGGCTGGCTGCGGCTCAAAAGTGGGTACTGCGCAAATTCCAGCAGTACGCCAGACAGTCGGGCGGGCGCCTGACGGCCCAGATCGATTCCTGGACGCTGCAACCCGACGGCAAACGCGTTGACCAGGTGACGCAGATGGGCAACGTCATGGCGACGCTCAAAGGCACCGATCCGGCCGACGACCGAATTTTTCTGGTGAGTGGACACATCGATAGCCGCGTGACCGACGTCATGAACCGCACCGCCGACGCGCCGGGTGCCAACGACGACGGTTCGGGAACGGCCGCCGTTATTGAGCTTTGCCGCGTGATGAGCAAGGTGCCATTTCCGGCCACCATCATCTTTGTGGCGGTGAGCGGGGAAGAGCAGGGGCTGCTGGGCGCCAATCACCTGGCGCAACGGGCCAAAGACGAAAAGTGGAATCTGGAAGCGCTGCTGAACAACGACATCATTGGCTCCAACAACAGCTCCGACACCAAAATCACCGATAACACGCGCGTCCGGGTGTTCAGCGAGGGACTACCGGGCTATCAGACCGATTCAGTTGCGGCTACCATCCGGCAGTACGGATTGGAAAACGACGGCAAAGCCCGTCAACTGGCCCGGTATACGAAAGAAGTCGGCGAACGGTATGTCGATCAATTGGAGGTAGTGATGGTGTACCGCAACGACCGTTACCTGCGCGGGGGCGACCATACGCCGTTTGTGACGCGCGGCTTCCCGGCGGTCCGGATTACGGAAATGAACGAGAATTTTGCCCACCAGCACCAGGACCTGCGCACCCAGGACGGCGTGGAGTACGGCGACTACGTAAAGTTTATGGATTTCGACTACCTCCGGAAAAATACTGCCATGAACCTGTCGGTCCTGGCGAATCTGGCCAAAGCGCCCGCCATGCCGCAGAACGTAACCGTAGAAGCCCGCAGCCTGACCAACGCGACAACCTTGTTCTGGCAGGCCCCAAAAGCCGGAAGTTTAGGTGGCCGAAAAATCAAAGGGTATTACGTGTTGATGCGTGAAACGCACTGGCCGTTCTGGCAGAAAAAGTTTTTCACCGACAAGCTGGGCCTGACGCTGCCGTACTCCAAAGATAATTATTTCTTTGCGGTACAGGCTGTTAGCGAAGAAGGCAACGAAAGTTTGCCGGTATTGCCGCGGCCCGGTTTGCGGTGA
- a CDS encoding cytochrome ubiquinol oxidase subunit I — protein MDNVELLSRIQFAFTIAFHYIYPPLSIGLGVCLVFMEGLYLKTKDKVYEELTRFWVRIFALIFGIGVATGIVMEFEFGTNWAVYSRYVGDIFGSALAAEGIFAFALESAFLGILIFGWNRVSPRVHFMSTVLVALGSMFSALWIVVANSWQQTPAGYRIEGQGMKARAVVTDFWEMVLNPSSIERYSHVLIGAFLAGSFLVLSVSAWYILKRKYEVHSQKAFKIALWVAAISSLGQLFTGHKSAEVVTEHQPAKLATMEGHFETAPADMYLLGWVDAEKQKVTGLKIPGGLSFLVHQDFQKPIPGLNSFKPENRPKAVNFVFQTYHLMVGIGMTLIGLCWLAIFLLYRQKLFQTRWLMAVFVGAVLLPQLANQVGWYTAEVGRQPWVVYGLLRTSDALSQAVKAEHVLISLVLFTLVYVVLFLLFLYLLNKKIQHGPDVEQEDLASPRSKFNPSPI, from the coding sequence ATGGACAACGTTGAGTTACTATCCCGCATTCAATTTGCCTTTACGATTGCTTTCCACTACATCTACCCACCCCTGAGCATTGGCCTCGGTGTGTGCCTGGTCTTCATGGAAGGCTTGTATTTGAAAACCAAAGACAAAGTTTACGAAGAGCTGACCCGCTTCTGGGTCCGGATTTTCGCGCTCATTTTCGGCATCGGCGTTGCAACCGGCATCGTCATGGAATTTGAATTCGGCACCAACTGGGCGGTTTACTCCCGCTACGTCGGCGACATTTTCGGCAGTGCGCTGGCCGCCGAAGGAATTTTTGCATTTGCGCTCGAATCGGCCTTTCTGGGCATCCTGATTTTCGGCTGGAACCGCGTCAGTCCGCGCGTCCACTTTATGTCGACGGTTCTGGTGGCGTTGGGCTCCATGTTTTCGGCGCTCTGGATTGTAGTGGCCAACTCCTGGCAGCAAACCCCCGCCGGGTACCGCATCGAAGGCCAAGGCATGAAGGCCCGCGCCGTGGTAACCGATTTCTGGGAAATGGTGCTTAACCCGTCGTCCATCGAACGGTATTCACACGTTTTGATCGGGGCGTTTCTGGCGGGTTCGTTTCTGGTGCTGAGCGTGAGTGCCTGGTACATCCTGAAGCGGAAATACGAAGTGCATTCGCAGAAAGCGTTTAAAATTGCGCTGTGGGTGGCGGCCATTTCCTCGCTGGGGCAACTGTTCACGGGCCATAAATCGGCGGAAGTGGTAACGGAACACCAGCCCGCCAAACTGGCCACGATGGAAGGGCACTTTGAGACGGCCCCGGCGGATATGTATCTTTTGGGCTGGGTCGATGCCGAAAAACAGAAAGTGACGGGGTTGAAAATACCGGGCGGTTTGTCGTTTCTCGTGCACCAGGATTTTCAGAAGCCCATTCCCGGCCTGAACAGTTTCAAGCCCGAGAACCGTCCCAAAGCCGTCAACTTCGTTTTTCAGACCTACCACCTGATGGTCGGGATCGGCATGACGCTGATTGGCCTCTGCTGGCTGGCCATCTTTTTGTTGTACCGCCAGAAACTCTTCCAGACCCGCTGGCTCATGGCGGTTTTCGTGGGGGCGGTGCTTTTGCCGCAACTTGCTAACCAGGTAGGCTGGTACACCGCCGAGGTAGGTCGGCAACCCTGGGTGGTCTACGGCCTGCTGCGCACCTCCGACGCCCTGTCGCAGGCCGTCAAAGCCGAGCACGTGCTGATTTCGCTGGTGCTGTTTACCCTGGTTTATGTGGTGCTGTTCCTGCTGTTTCTCTACCTGCTGAACAAAAAAATTCAGCACGGCCCCGATGTCGAGCAGGAGGACCTGGCATCACCTCGTTCAAAATTTAACCCATCTCCTATTTAA
- a CDS encoding Kazal-type serine protease inhibitor domain-containing protein, which translates to MRIALCAVFLVTLLGCDREVDPECVEKPSPDPVACTYELNPVCGCNGKTYDNPCIAKAYGITRYTPGACGKN; encoded by the coding sequence ATGCGTATCGCACTCTGTGCCGTCTTTTTAGTGACTCTACTTGGCTGTGATCGGGAGGTGGATCCGGAGTGCGTCGAAAAGCCGTCGCCCGATCCGGTAGCCTGTACGTATGAACTGAACCCGGTATGCGGCTGCAACGGCAAAACATACGACAACCCCTGCATTGCCAAAGCCTATGGGATTACCCGGTACACCCCCGGCGCGTGCGGCAAAAATTAA
- a CDS encoding Rrf2 family transcriptional regulator: protein MNSSRFSIAIHILTLLDRAGDERLSSEYLAGSVNVNPVLIRKEISNLRKKGFVSSKEGKNGGSMLAKPANQILLSEVYEAVRESPLLGKNKNNPNPSCPVGRQINTHLDHLFTDAEKALIAKLHQTTLADFSQQFN, encoded by the coding sequence ATGAACAGCAGCCGGTTTTCCATCGCCATCCACATTCTGACCCTGTTAGACCGGGCCGGTGATGAACGGTTGTCGTCGGAATACCTTGCCGGGAGTGTGAACGTCAATCCGGTTTTGATCCGCAAAGAAATCAGCAACCTGCGCAAAAAAGGGTTCGTTAGCAGTAAGGAGGGCAAAAATGGTGGCAGTATGCTGGCCAAACCCGCCAACCAGATCCTGCTGTCGGAGGTTTATGAGGCCGTGCGCGAGTCGCCTTTGCTGGGGAAGAACAAAAATAACCCCAACCCGTCCTGCCCGGTCGGTCGGCAAATCAACACCCACCTCGATCATCTGTTTACCGATGCCGAGAAGGCGCTGATTGCCAAACTCCATCAAACTACGCTGGCGGATTTCAGCCAACAGTTTAATTAA
- a CDS encoding ATP-binding protein translates to MEKPFFDSIQQSFASLVGEPGKATLESRIFNATCLILILVTLYNIPFNYYIGLKEASAISTLLFFIFSALYYLCRVKNKFYISITVAGVLASLLLAVNYFFNAGVVGSSLLLFMLTFFLVSIIAPTRQATFWLCLNILIVLGLLYTEYYYPQAILAGYSSRLNYLIDVASTYVVGIALIYLATRFSRKAYKTEKRQVEEKSGILERLNAEKNKLFSIVSHDLRAPLASIQQYLEIIQETDLDEDLRREIKSDLIDVVSNTQEMLSNLLSWSTSQMNGLTVNRTEVHVASILVSIAELYKPLAAKKGLHLEVISNPDVHVLADSNMLHLIVRNLVGNALKFTPSGGFVNLKAVPSGAHCVISVSDNGRGIEPEDQETLFSMKSRVTFGTNNEKGVGLGLFLCKEYAEAQRGKLWFESEPNLGTTFYVSLPIAV, encoded by the coding sequence GTGGAAAAACCTTTTTTTGATTCTATTCAACAATCATTTGCTTCCCTAGTTGGTGAGCCCGGAAAAGCTACGCTTGAAAGCCGTATCTTCAACGCAACCTGCCTGATTTTGATTCTGGTCACGTTGTATAACATACCGTTTAATTATTACATCGGACTTAAGGAGGCATCGGCTATTTCCACTCTTTTGTTTTTTATTTTTTCCGCGCTTTATTATCTCTGCCGGGTTAAAAATAAATTTTACATCAGCATAACCGTTGCCGGGGTTTTAGCGAGTTTGTTATTGGCCGTTAATTATTTCTTTAATGCAGGCGTTGTCGGCTCATCGCTGCTGCTGTTTATGCTGACCTTTTTTCTGGTATCGATTATTGCACCAACCCGCCAAGCTACTTTCTGGCTGTGTTTAAACATCCTGATTGTTCTGGGCCTTTTGTATACCGAATATTACTATCCCCAAGCGATTCTAGCCGGTTATTCAAGCCGGTTAAATTATCTTATCGATGTGGCGTCAACGTATGTGGTGGGGATCGCGCTAATCTATCTGGCAACGCGATTTTCTCGGAAAGCGTACAAAACCGAAAAGCGGCAGGTGGAAGAAAAATCGGGCATTCTGGAGCGGCTGAATGCGGAGAAAAATAAGCTTTTTTCCATTGTTTCGCATGATCTGCGCGCTCCCCTGGCTTCCATTCAGCAGTACCTTGAAATCATCCAGGAGACAGATTTAGATGAAGATCTGCGCCGGGAAATCAAATCGGATTTGATCGACGTGGTTAGTAATACGCAGGAAATGCTGTCCAATTTATTGTCGTGGTCGACCTCCCAGATGAACGGTTTAACCGTAAATCGTACAGAGGTTCATGTTGCCTCCATACTGGTCTCCATCGCTGAACTATATAAACCGCTGGCAGCAAAGAAAGGACTTCATTTAGAAGTAATAAGCAATCCGGATGTGCACGTGCTTGCAGACAGTAACATGCTTCACTTAATTGTCCGGAATCTGGTAGGAAACGCGCTGAAATTTACTCCGTCCGGCGGTTTTGTTAACCTGAAAGCCGTGCCGTCCGGCGCTCATTGCGTTATCTCGGTAAGTGACAACGGTCGGGGTATTGAACCCGAAGATCAGGAGACGCTATTTTCGATGAAGTCGCGGGTAACTTTCGGAACCAATAACGAAAAAGGGGTGGGGCTGGGGCTGTTTTTGTGCAAGGAGTACGCCGAAGCGCAGCGGGGCAAACTTTGGTTTGAGAGTGAACCAAACCTCGGAACGACCTTCTACGTATCGCTGCCCATTGCCGTTTGA
- a CDS encoding tRNA-binding protein, giving the protein MENTISWADFEKVEILTGTVIAVDAFPEARKPAYKLTIDFGPKGVKRSSAQLTRLYQPDDLLGMQIVAVVNFPPKQIATFKSECLVLGALGHDGEVTLLQTERETENGSRIA; this is encoded by the coding sequence ATGGAAAACACAATTTCATGGGCTGACTTCGAAAAGGTGGAAATCTTGACCGGTACGGTTATCGCCGTGGATGCGTTTCCGGAAGCCCGCAAACCCGCTTACAAACTGACCATTGATTTTGGCCCGAAAGGCGTTAAACGGTCCTCGGCCCAGTTGACCAGGCTGTATCAGCCGGACGATTTACTGGGAATGCAGATCGTGGCGGTTGTAAATTTTCCACCCAAGCAAATTGCGACGTTCAAGAGCGAATGCCTGGTGCTGGGGGCGCTTGGCCACGACGGCGAAGTAACCCTGCTGCAAACCGAACGCGAAACCGAAAATGGCTCCCGAATTGCCTAG
- a CDS encoding lipocalin-like domain-containing protein, translating into MKRLLYLISVVVFAAGLASCNKDDDPTPPPVVVGRWDLNHVRTSGFTSANLNNLTLDLYYLQFYSSRLDVYSDNTFVRNDRQEFAVGDFSGTWTYTNDKLTLKYDDGSADEVYTYTKNKNIEELSSELVNFSLDSTNAGKAQLIYRK; encoded by the coding sequence ATGAAGCGTTTACTTTATCTTATTTCAGTAGTGGTCTTTGCAGCTGGCCTGGCATCTTGTAATAAAGACGATGATCCAACGCCCCCGCCTGTCGTAGTTGGTCGTTGGGATCTGAATCACGTTAGAACGTCCGGTTTTACAAGTGCAAACCTGAACAATTTGACGCTTGATCTATATTATTTGCAATTCTACAGCTCTCGTCTGGATGTATACAGTGATAATACATTTGTAAGAAACGATCGGCAGGAATTTGCCGTTGGCGATTTTTCCGGTACCTGGACGTACACAAATGACAAATTGACGCTTAAATATGATGACGGTAGCGCTGATGAAGTCTATACGTACACGAAGAATAAAAACATAGAAGAGTTATCTTCGGAGCTGGTTAATTTTTCACTTGACAGCACCAATGCGGGTAAAGCGCAACTCATTTATCGAAAATAG
- a CDS encoding NAD(P)-dependent oxidoreductase, giving the protein MKIALIGASGFVGSSLLNEALNRGHEVTAIVRHPEKITAENERLTVQKGDAQNDDDVASLVAGHDAVVSAYNPGWDNPNIYDDSLVGLQAIQSGTKNSGVKRLLVVGGAGSLEIAPGLQLVDTPQFPEAWKAGALAARDYLTILRKETDLDWTFLSPAIMLEPGERTGKFRLGTEQPVFDANGDSKISVNDLSVALLDELENPQFIRQRFTLGY; this is encoded by the coding sequence ATGAAAATTGCACTGATCGGGGCCTCGGGTTTTGTAGGCTCAAGTTTGTTAAATGAAGCCCTGAACCGTGGCCACGAAGTAACGGCCATTGTGCGCCATCCGGAGAAAATAACCGCAGAAAACGAGCGGTTAACGGTTCAAAAGGGTGATGCACAGAACGACGACGATGTGGCATCGCTGGTGGCGGGTCATGATGCGGTCGTGAGCGCATACAATCCCGGCTGGGACAATCCCAACATTTACGATGACTCGCTGGTGGGCTTGCAGGCCATCCAGAGCGGCACCAAAAATTCGGGCGTAAAGCGTCTGCTGGTGGTTGGGGGAGCCGGAAGCCTGGAAATCGCTCCGGGTTTGCAGTTGGTCGACACGCCCCAATTTCCGGAAGCCTGGAAAGCCGGGGCCCTGGCCGCCCGTGACTACCTGACGATTCTGCGGAAAGAAACCGATCTGGACTGGACGTTCCTGAGCCCCGCCATCATGCTGGAACCGGGCGAGCGGACCGGAAAATTCCGACTGGGTACCGAACAGCCGGTATTCGACGCAAACGGCGACAGCAAAATTTCGGTTAATGACTTATCCGTTGCCTTGCTCGACGAGCTGGAAAATCCCCAGTTCATCCGCCAGCGGTTCACGCTGGGTTACTGA
- a CDS encoding plastocyanin/azurin family copper-binding protein: protein MKNKLSFLFLSLFLSAAALAQRPLTEDDYYRLITVPVPEGVQLEVGGMAVLPDGRLGVSTRRGEVWLISNPYMKGSRQPQYKRFAYGLHEPLGLAYNKGAFWATQRGELTKMIDTDGDDEANEYRSIVKWPLSGNYHEYSYGPLFLPDGDMLITLNLDWIGYGASLAKWRGWMLKVNEKGELKPFATGLRSPSSYRQLRDGSIFYTENQGDWVGSGRMTHLELGDFAGNPAGLKWTSEPGSPLKLKPEDVPSTGKPMHEMVKSIPNLKEPAIWFPHTILGISTSDILEDTTANRFGPFDGQLFVGDQGHSKIMRVFLEKVDGKYQGAVFAFRSGFQSGILRMAWGLDGSMFVGQTSRGWAATGKDPFGVQRLVWTGLTPFEMKAIRSMPDGFEVEFTQPVDKKTAEDLASYSLNSFTYKYHKTYGSPVEDARTVPIRGVVVADNGLKVRIVADTTLREGYIHELKAEGIKSATGLALLHNTGYYTLNHIAPGTKLTIAAPAKHNHGDMAMASNASGVGAAVGKGKAIGGKPQTSAVKRITEQPADWTNGPDQVITIGTVPGLKFDKTQVEVKAGSRVKWVFNNNDDMLHNCVIVKPSTANAVGDAALKLNLNGSKMQYVPVTPNVLYHTNLMQPESTESIYFVAPTTPGDYQFVCTFPGHHTLMQGVMKVVK from the coding sequence ATGAAAAATAAACTCTCATTTCTCTTTCTATCCCTCTTTCTTTCCGCTGCTGCGCTGGCTCAGCGTCCGTTGACGGAAGATGATTATTACCGGCTGATTACGGTTCCGGTGCCCGAAGGTGTTCAACTCGAAGTGGGCGGGATGGCCGTGCTGCCCGACGGTCGGCTGGGTGTTTCAACGCGCCGGGGCGAGGTCTGGCTTATCAGCAACCCGTATATGAAGGGCAGCCGCCAGCCGCAGTACAAACGGTTTGCGTACGGTTTGCACGAACCCCTCGGACTGGCCTACAACAAGGGCGCTTTCTGGGCCACCCAACGGGGCGAACTGACCAAAATGATCGACACCGACGGCGACGATGAAGCCAACGAATACCGGTCCATTGTCAAATGGCCGTTGTCGGGAAATTACCACGAATATTCGTACGGCCCGCTGTTTTTGCCGGATGGCGACATGCTCATTACGCTCAACCTCGACTGGATTGGCTACGGGGCCAGTCTGGCCAAATGGCGGGGCTGGATGCTGAAAGTCAACGAGAAAGGCGAGCTGAAACCGTTCGCTACGGGGCTGCGTTCTCCGTCAAGTTATCGTCAACTGCGCGATGGTAGCATTTTCTACACCGAAAACCAGGGTGACTGGGTTGGATCGGGGCGGATGACCCACCTCGAACTGGGCGATTTTGCCGGAAATCCGGCGGGTTTAAAATGGACTTCAGAGCCGGGTTCACCCCTGAAACTGAAGCCGGAAGACGTGCCGAGCACCGGAAAACCGATGCACGAGATGGTCAAATCCATTCCCAATCTGAAAGAACCGGCGATCTGGTTCCCGCACACCATTCTGGGGATTTCGACCTCCGATATTCTGGAAGATACCACCGCCAACCGGTTTGGGCCGTTCGACGGGCAGTTGTTTGTGGGCGATCAGGGCCACAGCAAAATCATGCGGGTGTTTCTGGAAAAAGTGGATGGCAAGTATCAGGGGGCGGTTTTTGCGTTCCGGTCGGGTTTCCAGTCCGGTATTCTGCGGATGGCCTGGGGGCTGGACGGTTCCATGTTTGTGGGACAAACCAGCCGGGGCTGGGCGGCCACCGGGAAAGACCCCTTTGGCGTTCAGCGGCTGGTCTGGACGGGATTGACGCCGTTTGAGATGAAAGCCATTCGCTCGATGCCCGACGGTTTTGAAGTGGAGTTTACCCAACCCGTTGACAAGAAAACCGCCGAAGACCTGGCGTCGTACAGCCTGAACAGCTTCACGTATAAGTACCACAAAACCTACGGTAGTCCGGTGGAAGATGCGCGTACGGTGCCCATCCGGGGCGTTGTAGTGGCCGATAACGGTTTAAAAGTCAGAATTGTGGCTGATACCACGCTGCGCGAAGGATACATCCATGAGCTGAAAGCCGAAGGGATCAAGTCAGCAACCGGGCTGGCACTGCTGCACAATACGGGGTATTACACCCTGAATCACATTGCGCCGGGTACGAAGCTGACCATTGCGGCTCCGGCCAAACACAACCACGGCGACATGGCGATGGCGTCGAACGCCAGTGGAGTAGGGGCCGCCGTCGGGAAAGGCAAGGCCATCGGGGGCAAACCGCAAACCTCAGCCGTTAAGCGCATTACGGAACAACCCGCCGACTGGACCAACGGCCCTGATCAGGTGATTACGATCGGTACCGTACCGGGTCTGAAATTTGATAAAACGCAGGTTGAGGTCAAAGCCGGTAGCCGCGTGAAGTGGGTATTCAACAACAACGATGATATGCTGCACAACTGTGTGATTGTGAAGCCATCCACCGCCAATGCCGTTGGCGATGCGGCCCTGAAGCTGAACCTGAACGGGTCCAAAATGCAGTATGTGCCGGTGACGCCGAACGTGTTGTACCACACCAACCTGATGCAACCCGAAAGTACAGAGTCCATTTATTTTGTAGCGCCCACAACCCCGGGTGATTACCAGTTCGTTTGCACCTTCCCGGGTCACCATACGCTGATGCAGGGAGTCATGAAGGTTGTCAAATAA